The following are encoded together in the Melitaea cinxia chromosome 22, ilMelCinx1.1, whole genome shotgun sequence genome:
- the LOC123664747 gene encoding ELAV-like protein 4: MSKGDGEQQNGSGEESKTNLIINYLPQSMTQEEIRSLFSSIGEVESCKLIRNKGAAFPDALNHALHGGGQSLGYAFVNYHRPEDAEKAIATLNGLRLQNKTIKVSYARPSSEAIKGANLYVSGLPKTMTQTELERLFSPYGRIITSRILCENSGGRPFTGGEQGLSKGVGFIRFDQRVEAERAIQELNGTVPKGATEPITVKFANNPSNNGKALAPLAAYLPAALRFPAPLGRFSSGKSLLAINKGLQRYSPLAGELLGGVLPGAVGSEWCIFVYNLAPETEENVLWQLFGPFGAVQSVKVIRDLQTNKCKGYGFITMTNYDEAVVAIQSLNGYTLGNRVLQVSFKTNKIKTI, encoded by the coding sequence ATGTCGAAGGGCGACGGTGAACAACAAAACGGTTCCGGCGAGGAGTCCAAGACCAACCTCATCATCAACTACCTGCCGCAGAGCATGACCCAGGAAGAGATCCGGAGCCTTTTCTCGAGCATCGGTGAAGTTGAGTCCTGCAAGTTGATACGCAATAAAGGGGCGGCCTTCCCTGACGCCCTAAATCATGCGCTGCATGGTGGCGGACAAAGCCTCGGCTACGCCTTCGTCAACTACCACCGCCCCGAGGACGCAGAGAAGGCCATCGCGACCCTCAATGGCCTGCGGCTTCAAAACAAGACAATTAAGGTATCTTACGCCAGACCCAGCAGTGAGGCCATCAAAGGAGCGAACTTATACGTCTCCGGCCTACCGAAGACTATGACACAGACCGAGTTAGAGAGACTGTTCAGTCCGTACGGCCGCATCATCACTTCGCGCATCCTCTGCGAGAATTCCGGCGGAAGACCGTTCACGGGTGGGGAGCAAGGATTATCGAAGGGAGTCGGATTCATCCGGTTCGATCAGAGAGTGGAGGCCGAGAGGGCCATTCAGGAATTAAACGGAACAGTGCCCAAGGGAGCGACGGAGCCGATCACAGTGAAGTTTGCGAATAATCCGAGCAACAACGGCAAGGCGCTGGCGCCACTCGCAGCCTACTTACCGGCGGCACTTCGCTTCCCGGCGCCCCTCGGGAGATTCAGCTCAGGCAAGTCCCTACTCGCTATCAATAAAGGTCTGCAGCGCTACAGCCCGCTGGCGGGCGAGCTGCTGGGCGGCGTGTTGCCCGGCGCCGTGGGCTCCGAGTGGTGCATCTTCGTGTACAACCTGGCTCCCGAGACCGAGGAAAACGTGCTGTGGCAACTCTTTGGGCCGTTCGGCGCCGTCCAGAGCGTAAAAGTGATCCGAGACCTGCAAACGAACAAGTGCAAAGGGTACGGGTTCATAACGATGACGAACTACGACGAAGCCGTCGTCGCAATTCAGTCCCTCAACGGCTACACGCTCGGGAACAGAGTTCTGCAGGTCAGTTTTAAGACGAACAAGATCAAAACGATCTAA